In one window of Fulvia fulva chromosome 5, complete sequence DNA:
- a CDS encoding Dicarboxylic amino acid permease, which translates to MAIWKRNASIQASEQQHDGDIEKTPYEYQQNGYESPTEAGELSDPNDKNHSLHRGLQARQVSMIAIGGAIGTGLIIGTGSALANTGPASILISYSIVGMLVYVVMAALGEMATWLPAAGGFAVYADRWVDPALGFALGYTYWFKYIITTPNQLTAAALVIQFWLDRDQVNPGVWITVFLVTIIVINVLGIKYFGELEFWLSSVKVLVIIGLIILTLVISLGGAPNGDRTGFRYWNNPGAFNEYIGTGATGRFTAVWQSMVTAVFAFLGTELVGVTVGEAQNPRKNVPRAIKLTFWRICIFYILSVLLLGMAVPYDSDELAFATKASTSASASPFVAAIRLAQIEVLPGFLNGCILIFVFSAANSDLYIASRTLHGLALKKHAPEFLAITNKKGVPYYALGLSAAICCIAYMNVSTGSTVVFGYFVNLVSIFGLLTWISILVSHIFFVKARRAQGVPDNDERLRYKSPFGLWGSYFALAFCCLIALTKNFTVFRPNPDTYGNFDYKNFITGYLGIPLYLIMIVGYKFTQKTHKVQPETADLWTGKDIIDRDEQEWIEKEAAEKAMGKNGSWLYRHSIGYIF; encoded by the exons ATGGCCATCTGGAAGCGCAACGCCTCGATCCAGGCCTCTGAGCAGCAGCACGACGGCGACATCGAGAAGACACCCTACGAGTATCAGCAGAATGGCTACGAATCACCCACAGAGGCCGGCGAGCTCAGCGACCCGAATGACAAGAACCACAGTCTCCACCGTGGTCTGCAGGCCAGGCAGGTGTCTATGATTGCCATCGGAGGAGCCATCGGCACTGGTCTCATCATCGGAACTGGCTCTGCTCTCGCCAACACTGGCCCAGCATCGATCCTGATCTCGTACTCTATCGTCGGTATGCTCGTATACGTCGTCATGGCCGCACTCGGAGAAATGGCTACCTGGCTGCCTGCCGCTGGAGGGTTTGCAGTCTATGCCGACCGCTGGGTCGACCCTGCTCTTGGCTTTGCTCTTGGATACACCTACTGGTTCAAGTACATCATTACGACGCCGAATCAGCTCACTGCTGCTGCGCTGGTCATTCAATTCTGGCTCGATCGCGATCAGGTAAATCCGGGAGTATGGATCACGGTGTTCCTGGTTACCATCATTGTCATCAACGTGCTGGGCATCAAATACTTCGGCGAGCTAGAGTTCTGGCTCAGTTCCGTCAAAGTCCTGGTGATCATTGGCTTGATTATCCTCACCTTGGTCATCTCCCTTGGCGGCGCACCTAATGGAGACCGCACTGGCTTTCGCTACTGGAATAACCCTGGTGCCTTCAACGAGTACATCGGTACAGGTGCCACTGGTCGCTTCACTGCCGTATGGCAGTCCATGGTCACAGCTGTCTTCGCCTTCCTCGGCACTGAGCTTGTTGGTGTGACGGTCGGCGAAGCTCAGAACCCACGCAAGAACGTTCCTCGCGCGATCAAGCTCACCTTCTGGCGCATCTGCAtcttctacatcctctccGTTCTCCTCCTGGGAATGGCTGTTCCATATGACAGCGATGAGCTTGCGTTCGCTACAAAGGCAAGCACATCAGCATCAGCGTCTCCATTCGTTGCGGCAATCCGATTGGCACAGATTGAGGTCTTGCCCGGTTTCCTCAACGGCTGCATCTTGATCTTCGTCTTCAGCGCAGCCAACTCTGACCTTTACATTGCTTCGCGAACGCTACACGGTCTTGCTTTAAAGAAGCATGCCCCTGAGTTCTTGGCCATCACCAACAAGAAGGGTGTACCTTACTACGCTCTGGGCTTGTCAGCTGCCATCTGCTGCATCGCGTACATGAACGTGTCAACAGGATCGACCGTCGTCTTTGGATACTTTGTCAACCTGGTCTCCATCTTCGGTCTTCTGACGTGGATTTCAATCTTGGTGTCCCACATCTTCTTCGTCAAGGCTCGACGAGCACAGGGCGTTCCAGACAATGACGAGCGACTGCGTTACAAGTCGCCCTTCGGCTTGTGGGGCAGCTACTTCGCGTTGGCATTCTGCTGTCTAATCGCGCTCACCAAGAACTTCACTGTCTTTAGGCCAAACCCCGACACATATGGCAACTTTGATTACAAGAACTTCATC ACTGGATATCTCGGTATTCCACTGTATCTGATCATGATTGTTGGATACAAGTTCACGCAGAAAACGCACAAGGTGCAACCAGAGACGGCTGACCTGTGGACTGGCAAGGACATCATCGATCGTGACGAGCAAGAGTGGATCGAGAAGGAAGCAGCTGAGAAGGCTATGGGCAAGAACGGCAGTTGGCTGTACAGGCACTCTATCGGCTACATATTCTAA
- a CDS encoding Nucleolar complex-associated protein 3 encodes MAERANKRRRLSPPEDGARAVPGFANHDLEADYAERLAKKKTTEKQKDKLMIKTQEGRLADNPRHEGGEGAEGDADSFLARGGDDGHGDGDSGVADLQPKPKPKKPRLPPKEEIRLAKEDLAKVAQFISEDPEEHVAQLGMLTELASHENITVQKLALATQLAVYKDIIPGYRIRPLSQADLNGKVSKEVKRQRTFEQGLLNGYKNYLSTLSHLAVAKTSKRIDQQAASGLATVAISCACTLLTSLPHFNNRGDLMRILVKKLASRSFDSDSAKCREAIEKLFQEDEEGHASLDMVTQLTKMMKGKSYNVHESVLNTFLHLRLLSEFSHKAAPNHIDKDKPEENVRKPKAYKKEFRTKREKKVMRERKQVEKEMKEADAAVSYEERDKNQAETLKLVFVAYFRILKERVPHLKGAVLEGLAKYSHLINQDFFGDVLEVLKDLINEAEAAIENDPEDEEDDEDLEVDDAARRSATRESLLCIITAFALLQGQLDVAKQATALSLDLTFFIKHLYRTLIPLSMDLDIELGGKIAHLSDPNGLHVPSTKENKVNVSTTAVLLLRSLQSVLLPPTNTKSVPPVRVAAFIKQLETLSLHLPQKSAIAVQELLKQVTKTHSGRIAALWHTEERKGDGVFDPLSQEVESSNPFASTVWEGELLRHHFDPKVRDAVKAVEGNVKTSRG; translated from the coding sequence ATGGCTGAACGCGCGAACAAGCGGAGGCGATTGAGCCCGCCGGAGGATGGTGCAAGAGCTGTGCCAGGCTTCGCCAACCACGACCTCGAGGCCGACTATGCAGAACGACTTGCGAAGAAGAAGACGACGGAGAAGCAGAAGGACAAATTGATGATCAAGACGCAAGAGGGACGACTTGCTGACAATCCACGTCATGAGGGCGGAGAAGGTGCAGAAGGAGATGCAGACAGCTTCCTTGCCCGCGGCGGCGACGACGGCCATGGCGACGGCGATTCTGGAGTGGCAGACCTGCAGCCAAAGCCGAAACCAAAGAAACCTCGACTACCGCCCAAGGAAGAGATCAGGCTGGCCAAAGAGGACCTCGCAAAGGTCGCGCAATTCATAAGCGAAGACCCGGAAGAGCACGTCGCGCAGCTGGGCATGTTGACGGAATTGGCCAGCCACGAGAACATCACCGTTCAGAAGCTGGCACTTGCGACGCAATTGGCAGTCTACAAGGACATCATCCCCGGCTATAGGATCCGACCTCTCTCACAAGCAGATCTCAACGGCAAAGTCTCCAAGGAAGTCAAGAGGCAACGAACATTTGAACAAGGCCTGCTCAATGGCTACAAAAACTATCTATCCACACTTTCGCATCTTGCAGTTGCAAAGACGAGCAAGAGGATTGACCAGCAGGCTGCGTCGGGTCTCGCAACTGTTGCCATATCATGCGCCTGCACGCTTTTGACAAGCCTTCCTCACTTCAACAATCGTGGCGACCTCATGCGCATCCTGGTTAAGAAGTTGGCAAGCAGAAGTTTCGACTCGGATTCGGCAAAGTGTCGCGAAGCCATCGAGAAGCTGTTCCAGGAAGATGAGGAAGGGCATGCATCGTTGGACATGGTCACGCAACTCACCAAGATGATGAAAGGCAAGAGCTACAATGTCCACGAGAGTGTGCTTAACACGTTCCTGCACTTGCGACTGCTGAGTGAATTCTCTCACAAAGCCGCGCCGAACCACATCGATAAGGATAAGCCTGAGGAGAATGTCAGGAAGCCAAAGGCATACAAGAAGGAATTCAGGACGAAGCGAGAGAAGAAGGTCATGCGGGAGAGAAAGCAGGTTGAAAAGGAAATGAAGGAAGCCGATGCCGCAGTTTCGTACGAAGAACGCGACAAGAATCAAGCCGAGACGCTGAAGTTGGTGTTTGTGGCGTACTTCCGGATACTAAAGGAGCGGGTGCCGCATCTGAAGGGAGCGGTCCTGGAAGGCTTGGCCAAGTACAGTCATCTCATCAATCAGGACTTCTTCGGGGACGTGTTGGAGGTGCTGAAGGACCTGATCAACGAAGCCGAAGCAGCGATTGAGAATGACCCAGAGGATGAGGAGGACGACGAAGATCTGGAAGTCGACGATGCAGCACGACGAAGCGCAACTCGAGAAAGTCTGCTCTGCATCATCACGGCATTCGCACTCCTCCAAGGCCAGCTGGATGTCGCGAAGCAAGCCACCGCACTATCCCTCGATCTCACCTTCTTCATCAAGCATCTTTACCGAACCTTGATACCACTCTCCATGGATCTCGACATTGAACTTGGCGGCAAGATAGCACATCTGTCAGATCCGAACGGCCTGCACGTACCCTCCACCAAAGAGAACAAGGTCAACGTTTCCACGACTGCTGTCCTTCTGCTGCGCTCATTGCAGTCGGTACTCCTTCCACCAACCAACACGAAATCGGTCCCTCCGGTTCGAGTCGCAGCATTCATCAAGCAGCTGGAGACACTATCGCTACACCTTCCGCAAAAGAGTGCCATCGCTGTACAAGAGCTGTTGAAGCAAGTGACCAAGACGCACAGTGGGCGGATCGCGGCGCTATGGCACAcggaagagaggaaaggcGATGGCGTGTTTGATCCGCTGAGTCAAGAAGTGGAGAGCAGCAATCCCTTTGCCAGCACGGTGTGGGAAGGTGAGCTTTTGAGACATCATTTTGACCCGAAAGTCAGGGATGCCGTGAAAGCAGTGGAGGGCAATGTCAAGACATCTAGAGGTTAG
- a CDS encoding 60S ribosome subunit biogenesis protein NIP7: MRPLTDTETKTLFEKLANYTGRSLNNLLTDTASTPNSNATDRYVFRVQKDRVYYVRESLANLATSVARDSLLSLGTCLGKFTKTGKFRLHITALDVIAPHARYKVWVKANGEMPFLYGGHVVKAHVGRWSEDAPEHAGAIVMSMNDTPLGFGVTARSTAEARKLDPTGIVVFRQADVGEYLREEDTLFAT, translated from the coding sequence ATGAGACCCCTCACAGACACGGAAACGAAGACGCTCTTCGAAAAGCTCGCCAACTACACCGGCCGCTCCCTCAACAACCTCCTCACCGACACCGCCAGCACGCCCAACTCCAACGCCACCGACCGCTACGTCTTCCGCGTGCAGAAAGAccgcgtctactacgtccgcGAATCCCTCGCCAACCTCGCCACCTCCGTCGCCCGCGACTCACTCCTCAGCCTGGGCACCTGTCTCGGAAAGTTCACCAAGACTGGCAAGTTCCGCCTGCACATCACAGCACTGGACGTGATTGCGCCGCACGCGAGGTACAAGGTCTGGGTCAAGGCAAATGGAGAGATGCCCTTTCTGTATGGAGGACACGTGGTCAAGGCGCATGTGGGACGCTGGAGCGAGGATGCGCCCGAGCATGCGGGCGCCATTGTCATGAGCATGAACGACACGCCGCTTGGCTTTGGAGTGACGGCGAGGAGTACGGCCGAGGCGAGGAAGCTAGATCCGACGGGAATTGTCGTCTTCCGGCAGGCGGATGTGGGAGAATATCTGCGAGAGGAGGACACGCTTTTCGCGACTTGA